In the genome of Pleurocapsa minor HA4230-MV1, one region contains:
- a CDS encoding ABC transporter substrate-binding protein gives MDRSWRNCLRARSIKIVLAIAITLISIACSNLFPPDPQITNESVSKPRELTIWWEQGYNLEEDRALQTVVNNWQKQTGYKAKLSFFTNDELIPKAERAVEANQLPDLMMSSKGNQILYPRLAWQDRLEDVADLIKPIQADYSQKTLQAITYSNNQQGKRSYYGVPIHQTTIFIFYWQQLLASIGLQSSDIPQNWDDFWQFWQQAQVKLKQQNLDIYSLGFPLAGDKRADDTHYLFEQILEANNINLLNDRGELEIDRPKIRQGIIKCLNWYAQLYQQGYIPPNAVNWSNTDNNLNLLNRLVLMTPNPTLSIPATVRQDADTYYNQLGIAELPHKPSGESMRYLLSIRQAVIFKNSLHKSLAKKFIRYFIQPQVTIDYLKATNGRGQPVRKSVWSDPFWQNSQDPYIATVTKILTQRQTRLSYEVKYPAYSQVLAENVWGQALTQVTAEQVKPEQAAKKAIARIKDIFAEWN, from the coding sequence ATGGATAGAAGCTGGCGTAATTGTCTGAGAGCTAGATCAATTAAGATTGTACTGGCGATCGCAATTACTTTGATCTCAATAGCCTGCTCAAATCTTTTCCCACCCGATCCTCAAATAACTAACGAGTCAGTATCTAAACCAAGGGAACTCACTATTTGGTGGGAACAGGGTTACAATCTCGAAGAAGATCGAGCACTTCAGACTGTGGTTAACAACTGGCAAAAGCAAACTGGTTACAAAGCCAAGTTATCTTTTTTTACCAATGATGAGTTGATTCCCAAGGCTGAAAGAGCAGTTGAAGCAAACCAGCTTCCAGACTTGATGATGAGTTCCAAAGGCAATCAAATACTTTATCCTCGTCTAGCTTGGCAAGATCGACTAGAAGACGTTGCCGATCTGATTAAACCAATTCAAGCTGATTATTCACAGAAAACTCTTCAAGCAATTACCTACAGTAATAACCAGCAAGGGAAACGCAGCTATTATGGAGTACCTATTCATCAAACTACTATCTTTATTTTCTACTGGCAACAACTATTAGCTTCAATAGGCTTGCAGTCAAGTGATATTCCCCAAAATTGGGATGATTTCTGGCAGTTTTGGCAACAAGCGCAAGTTAAACTCAAACAACAGAACTTAGACATTTATAGTTTAGGATTTCCTCTGGCTGGAGATAAAAGAGCAGACGATACTCATTACCTATTTGAACAAATTCTCGAAGCAAATAATATCAATCTACTCAACGATCGAGGTGAACTAGAAATCGATCGCCCTAAAATACGACAGGGGATTATTAAATGCTTAAACTGGTATGCTCAACTATATCAGCAGGGGTATATTCCACCTAATGCGGTTAACTGGTCGAATACTGATAATAATCTTAATTTACTCAATCGCCTGGTTTTAATGACTCCCAATCCCACACTGTCAATTCCAGCAACTGTGCGTCAAGATGCAGATACTTATTACAATCAGCTAGGTATTGCGGAACTTCCTCATAAACCTAGTGGTGAATCTATGCGCTACCTGCTATCCATTAGACAAGCGGTAATCTTTAAAAACTCCCTGCATAAATCCTTAGCCAAAAAATTTATCCGTTATTTTATCCAGCCTCAAGTCACAATTGACTATCTCAAAGCCACTAATGGTAGGGGTCAGCCAGTCCGTAAGTCTGTCTGGTCAGATCCTTTTTGGCAAAACAGCCAAGATCCTTATATTGCTACTGTTACCAAGATTCTCACCCAGAGACAAACGCGCCTTTCTTATGAAGTCAAATATCCTGCCTACAGCCAGGTTTTAGCTGAAAATGTTTGGGGTCAAGCTCTTACTCAAGTAACTGCCGAGCAAGTTAAACCAGAACAAGCAGCAAAAAAAGCGATCGCCAGAATTAAAGATATTTTTGCCGAATGGAATTGA